A genome region from Fodinibius salicampi includes the following:
- a CDS encoding metal-dependent hydrolase, which produces MDPLTHGLIGSTAAQSPASKEKVRYAAIVGFSAALLADADIFITNPSDPLLNVEIHRQFSHSLIFIPIGALIASLLLWFFFKEKLSPKEIYGFSLLGYATAGLMDSFTSYGTKLLWPFTDERYSWNIISVFDPLFTVGILIFVLLCLYHRKKLFLWLGWLWIFCYLLLGFFQHERTEKKAYSFAKEQNQSIEGLVVKPTIGNQLLWSIRYVANDTLYAHGLYLNPFLGSKFYEGTSTPLLDWRKEYETYKGTTLYNDIRRFEKLSEGYLIRHPEQKDVIGDGRYAMLPTSLSPLWGIKADTSQPHRHVQFLNFRNASEEIRSEFLKMLFEK; this is translated from the coding sequence ATGGATCCCCTTACACACGGACTTATTGGGAGTACCGCGGCACAATCACCGGCCTCCAAAGAGAAAGTTCGCTACGCTGCTATTGTCGGTTTCTCAGCAGCACTTCTTGCAGATGCTGATATTTTCATCACTAATCCAAGCGATCCCCTACTGAATGTCGAAATACACCGGCAATTTTCGCATTCCCTTATTTTTATTCCCATCGGGGCGCTTATCGCAAGTCTTCTTCTATGGTTTTTCTTCAAAGAGAAGTTATCCCCTAAAGAAATTTACGGGTTTAGTCTGTTAGGATATGCAACGGCTGGGCTTATGGATTCCTTTACCAGTTACGGTACCAAACTCCTGTGGCCGTTTACTGATGAACGCTATAGCTGGAATATCATTTCTGTTTTCGACCCGCTATTTACAGTCGGTATACTTATTTTCGTTTTATTGTGTCTTTACCATAGAAAAAAACTTTTCTTATGGCTAGGGTGGCTGTGGATCTTCTGCTACCTACTCTTAGGTTTTTTCCAACATGAGCGGACAGAAAAGAAAGCTTATAGCTTTGCCAAGGAACAAAATCAATCTATCGAGGGACTTGTCGTTAAACCCACAATCGGCAACCAGTTACTTTGGAGTATTCGATACGTAGCAAATGATACTCTTTACGCCCATGGTCTCTATCTTAACCCATTTTTAGGGTCTAAATTTTATGAGGGGACATCCACTCCTTTACTAGACTGGCGTAAAGAATATGAGACATACAAGGGAACGACCCTGTATAATGATATTCGACGCTTCGAAAAACTATCTGAAGGATATCTTATCCGCCATCCTGAACAAAAAGATGTTATAGGAGACGGCAGATATGCCATGTTACCCACCTCACTCTCCCCTCTCTGGGGCATAAAAGCAGATACATCCCAACCACATCGACACGTGCAATTTTTAAACTTTAGGAATGCTTCAGAAGAAATAAGATCGGAGTTCCTGAAAATGCTTTTTGAAAAATA
- a CDS encoding DUF445 domain-containing protein gives MSDISNKDTGNALGHAKEMSKEQGRRLWEIIKRYSQVDRLTVSSKGSVSVLKPPPKKRYSSVLLSILSIFPYLLLLTFGFSFYWDFDGITSSFFNYPLEFQGLLKIVSVSGLIGFLTNWVAITMLFKPAKRRPLLGHGLIPAQKDRIAFRLAQAVSEDLINPDIIKQKINESNIISKYRKSSTRYVKNIIDNPNFREELKQWVVTYLNEMIADPNIRAALAERILQQIEEAIQDKSFEKVALKAYSYVKGQEMQHVIEEALTQIPTSVESGLDKVDELLDQLPKKIDDHSEVIENTVTNLLYKLINQLDVHKLVEENLRSYDEQHISDIIQNATNEQLRYIQYLGAVLGLIGGFIIWEPLISLSALGIIFISVLALDHLLYRQFYS, from the coding sequence ATGAGCGATATATCCAATAAAGATACCGGGAATGCTCTTGGTCACGCGAAGGAAATGAGCAAAGAACAGGGACGCCGGCTGTGGGAAATTATCAAACGCTATAGTCAGGTAGATCGCCTGACCGTTTCTTCCAAAGGCTCTGTCTCCGTATTAAAACCTCCTCCCAAGAAACGTTACAGTTCTGTCCTTTTATCAATTCTTTCCATATTCCCCTATTTGCTGCTCTTAACATTTGGATTCTCATTCTACTGGGATTTTGACGGCATTACATCTTCTTTTTTTAACTATCCTCTAGAATTCCAAGGACTTTTAAAGATCGTCAGTGTGAGTGGACTCATTGGTTTCCTTACCAACTGGGTTGCTATTACCATGCTTTTTAAACCAGCCAAGCGGAGGCCGTTATTAGGTCATGGGCTTATTCCTGCTCAAAAAGATCGCATTGCCTTTCGCCTGGCCCAAGCTGTATCAGAAGACCTGATTAATCCTGATATTATTAAGCAGAAAATCAACGAATCAAATATAATCAGCAAATACCGTAAATCTTCAACCCGGTATGTTAAAAATATTATTGACAACCCAAATTTCAGGGAGGAACTTAAGCAATGGGTGGTGACTTATCTTAATGAAATGATTGCCGATCCAAATATAAGGGCAGCTCTTGCAGAACGTATTTTACAACAGATCGAGGAGGCCATACAAGATAAATCATTCGAAAAAGTTGCGCTCAAGGCCTATTCCTATGTAAAAGGACAGGAAATGCAACATGTTATAGAAGAGGCACTTACACAAATCCCCACCTCCGTTGAAAGTGGTTTAGATAAAGTAGATGAGCTGTTGGACCAACTGCCAAAAAAAATTGACGATCATAGTGAAGTAATCGAAAATACCGTTACCAATCTTTTATATAAGCTTATTAATCAATTGGATGTGCATAAACTGGTAGAAGAAAACTTGCGCAGTTACGATGAACAGCACATTTCAGACATCATCCAAAATGCTACCAACGAACAGCTGCGATACATCCAATACCTGGGCGCAGTATTGGGACTTATAGGCGGATTCATCATCTGGGAACCGTTGATCAGTCTGTCTGCATTGGGAATTATATTCATATCAGTATTGGCACTGGATCATCTGCTTTATCGCCAGTTTTATAGCTGA
- the ybeY gene encoding rRNA maturation RNase YbeY — MAGKQVNIQVFNQSETSLPLSQSDYENLTKAVSREEDISFKFIEVVYVDEEEIVNINKEHLDRDYITDIITFRYSDSTDFHHIEGTLYCCAPRIVEQAQEFNETKEQEFKRIFVHGLLHLAGYDDQSDEAKKTMTIKENFFLSGLG, encoded by the coding sequence ATGGCCGGTAAGCAAGTGAATATCCAGGTATTTAATCAGTCCGAAACCTCACTGCCCCTCTCCCAATCTGATTATGAAAACCTAACAAAAGCAGTTAGTCGTGAAGAAGATATTTCCTTTAAATTTATAGAAGTGGTATATGTTGATGAAGAAGAGATCGTCAACATAAATAAGGAACATCTTGATCGTGACTACATAACGGATATTATTACCTTTAGATATAGCGATTCCACTGATTTTCACCATATAGAAGGGACCCTCTATTGCTGTGCACCGCGGATCGTTGAACAAGCACAAGAATTTAATGAAACCAAAGAACAGGAATTTAAGCGGATATTTGTTCATGGACTGCTTCACCTGGCCGGTTACGATGACCAGTCAGATGAAGCCAAGAAAACCATGACCATAAAAGAAAATTTCTTTCTCTCCGGATTAGGATAA
- a CDS encoding cupin domain-containing protein, translating to MSAGHIGAGEVINLQNLDGRPDDTTLALVKTNDMEVIRMVLPRGKDIMEHSVDGEMSVQCIKGKVLFQLDNNAHELTEGDWLYLEGKQKHALYAKSDAVLLITILFSKDG from the coding sequence ATGAGTGCAGGACATATAGGAGCGGGTGAAGTTATCAATCTTCAAAATCTTGATGGCAGACCAGATGATACAACACTGGCCCTTGTTAAGACCAACGATATGGAAGTAATTCGTATGGTGCTTCCAAGAGGCAAAGATATCATGGAGCATAGTGTGGATGGCGAGATGTCGGTACAATGCATTAAAGGTAAGGTATTGTTCCAACTGGATAACAATGCCCATGAGCTGACCGAAGGTGACTGGTTATACCTCGAAGGCAAACAGAAACATGCTCTCTATGCCAAAAGCGATGCGGTTTTGCTTATTACCATACTTTTTTCCAAAGATGGGTAG
- a CDS encoding matrixin family metalloprotease: MNKQFIAIIFPLFIIVGLLGYLKSSESTSPKDPCKLPRTYQLGDIDKRFDINRQKLSNVLTSVEDIWENSLNHEILRYDPDGEIKIHLVYSDQQELIDAEQRASKQIATKRAQSNEAEKKYKRIRDEFDQKHNELQKIINRHKELIEVYNKKGKQFTEDSKLTEEEKKELKKRQQQIEQVESERDSLLEAVQELQRRVNNQSDRVNQIIDQENRLIEQYNQQFSGKRKFDQGHYIRNKDGERINIYQFSSKNELKVVLAHEFGHALGLNHGDNPESIMYHLMNKQNWEDPTLTEEELMEFRSRCL; encoded by the coding sequence ATGAACAAACAATTTATAGCTATAATTTTTCCCTTATTTATAATAGTGGGATTGCTGGGATATTTAAAAAGTTCTGAGAGCACTTCCCCAAAAGATCCCTGCAAACTCCCCCGTACTTATCAATTAGGTGATATTGATAAACGGTTTGATATAAACCGACAGAAGCTTTCCAATGTATTGACTAGTGTTGAAGATATCTGGGAAAACTCTCTCAATCATGAAATACTTCGATACGATCCTGATGGTGAAATTAAAATTCACTTGGTATACAGCGATCAACAGGAATTAATTGATGCAGAGCAAAGAGCTTCTAAACAGATCGCAACGAAACGTGCTCAAAGTAATGAAGCAGAAAAAAAGTACAAGAGAATACGCGATGAGTTTGATCAAAAACATAATGAGCTACAGAAGATTATTAATCGACATAAAGAATTAATTGAGGTTTACAATAAAAAGGGTAAGCAATTTACGGAGGACTCCAAATTAACCGAAGAAGAGAAAAAAGAGCTCAAAAAACGACAACAGCAAATCGAGCAGGTAGAATCTGAGCGGGACTCACTCCTCGAAGCAGTACAGGAACTCCAAAGAAGAGTCAACAACCAATCTGATCGTGTTAATCAAATTATAGATCAGGAAAACAGGCTTATAGAACAATACAACCAGCAATTCAGCGGTAAGCGAAAATTTGATCAAGGTCATTATATTCGCAATAAAGACGGTGAACGCATTAATATTTACCAGTTTAGTTCAAAAAATGAACTAAAGGTTGTGTTAGCGCACGAATTTGGACATGCGTTGGGGCTTAACCATGGGGATAATCCGGAATCAATAATGTATCATTTGATGAATAAGCAGAATTGGGAAGATCCCACCTTAACGGAAGAAGAACTTATGGAATTCAGAAGTCGGTGTTTATAA
- a CDS encoding carbon-nitrogen hydrolase family protein has product MMFTAPYKAAVVQMNSQTDIDQNLQKAYNYIKEAADHGAKVIGLPENFSFLGGLSMRMEQAEVIAEKVPDFLSHTAKEFDVYILGGSYPVPATESKVFNRSPLYNSKGEEVINYNKIHLFDVELSDEEKYKESDYVEAGVPEPAVYSNTVIGSWGLSVCYDLRFPEYYRLLTDRGAAILSIPSAFTYTTGKHHWLPLLRARAIENTSYVFAPAQTGLHGDDRRTWGHAVIIDPWGEVVSNRGEEPGIAIAEINPSRITEVRKAIPSLNHRRF; this is encoded by the coding sequence ATGATGTTTACTGCGCCATATAAAGCAGCTGTTGTTCAGATGAACAGCCAAACAGATATCGATCAAAACTTACAGAAAGCCTATAACTATATTAAAGAAGCCGCAGACCATGGAGCTAAAGTAATAGGTCTACCAGAGAATTTTTCTTTTTTAGGGGGACTTTCTATGCGGATGGAACAAGCAGAAGTAATTGCAGAAAAGGTTCCGGATTTTTTATCCCATACAGCAAAAGAATTTGACGTATACATACTGGGTGGCAGCTATCCGGTTCCAGCTACCGAGAGTAAAGTATTTAATCGGTCACCATTGTACAATTCGAAAGGAGAAGAAGTAATAAACTATAATAAAATACACCTTTTTGATGTAGAGCTGAGTGATGAAGAAAAATACAAGGAATCAGATTATGTGGAAGCTGGGGTGCCCGAGCCGGCTGTGTATAGCAATACAGTTATTGGCAGCTGGGGACTTTCTGTATGCTATGATCTGCGATTTCCGGAATATTATCGGCTTTTAACTGACAGGGGAGCGGCAATCCTATCTATTCCTTCGGCATTCACCTATACGACTGGAAAACATCATTGGCTTCCGTTGTTAAGAGCCCGGGCCATAGAGAATACTTCCTATGTTTTTGCCCCCGCCCAAACGGGTCTTCACGGGGATGATCGTCGAACATGGGGGCATGCCGTGATCATAGATCCGTGGGGAGAGGTTGTTTCAAATCGAGGAGAAGAGCCAGGTATCGCAATTGCTGAAATTAATCCTTCCCGCATTACAGAGGTGAGAAAAGCTATCCCCTCGTTGAATCACCGTAGGTTTTAG